In the genome of Helicobacter sp. MIT 05-5293, the window AAAATATATTTTTATATTGAATGGCACACATATAAATTGTTACACACAAATAAAAAATAAAACGAATTTCTTTTATGAATAAAGCACAAGTAGCGCATATATACAATAATCCAATCATATTGCTTTCAACGATAAAGCTAGAATCAAGCAACTTAGCGCAAAAGTTATTTGAATGATTAGCAACAAAACTTTTTAAATCTAATCCATAGCGAATGCCAAAAAGCAAGATTCCAAATAGCCCAATGCTTATAACCACGCAAGAAATAATTTTAACCAAATCCGTGTGGTGGTCGGAGGTATGGCGGTAGAATTTAAGCACACAACTATCTATTAATTCCTTAACTGATGCTTGGGCATTAGAAATTTTAGAATCTAATTCTATTTCTTTGCAATAAAGCTCTATTCTGTGATGATTGGAAGCATCTAAAAGGTTATTATCTTTAATCAACGCATTTTTAAAGAGCCGAAATGAATCACGAAAATCATTGGCACATTCTGCTAAAGATTTTGTATCTGCGGTTGTTTCGCATTCCTTTTGTATCGTTTCTCCTAATCCCTTAAAGTCAAAATCAAGCTTTGCATTGACAAGATTCACATTTCCCTCAAAAATCGCTTGAGAGAAATTCGGCGTTTTTTCAAACTTCACACCATAAAATACAGCGGTTTTTTCAAATTCACATTCGTGAAAATCTGCAAATTCTTTAAAAGTCGCGTTATTAAAATAAGCATCTGTATAAAACTTTGATTTTTTGAAATCTATTCGATTGTGAAAGATGGAGTTCATAAAAGCTGCATTGTTTTTAAAAATACAAGAAAGAAACAAAATCTTTCCATAAAAGTTAAACTTATGAAATTCTGCAAAGTAGTAGCAGAAGTTTTCGTATTCGCATTCATTAAAG includes:
- a CDS encoding pentapeptide repeat-containing protein — protein: MKPITLKEFNAYAKTCSEENLHLLWEFLTHLSFNNDKRVVCQNNTLIVNVKMEFIRNDRQSEDLLCKELVFKDMHFMQDVSIDKVDDLILHIDNNVVFKNFLIKSIYEEETKGSINNLWIYKDFKCEEFIIMNYRIVSFVLSAHHIYGNLTFNECEYENFCYYFAEFHKFNFYGKILFLSCIFKNNAAFMNSIFHNRIDFKKSKFYTDAYFNNATFKEFADFHECEFEKTAVFYGVKFEKTPNFSQAIFEGNVNLVNAKLDFDFKGLGETIQKECETTADTKSLAECANDFRDSFRLFKNALIKDNNLLDASNHHRIELYCKEIELDSKISNAQASVKELIDSCVLKFYRHTSDHHTDLVKIISCVVISIGLFGILLFGIRYGLDLKSFVANHSNNFCAKLLDSSFIVESNMIGLLYICATCALFIKEIRFIFYLCVTIYMCAIQYKNIFLIFGNLTHSNANQSAAENLLIVIYAILMFLLIFSLQKTARKNSIVPH